GTAGGCGGTGCCAAAGCGCTCGGCGCCCACCGACTCGGAGAGGCCGCCGATCGACGCGTATCCGTGGTTCTGCAGGATGACAACCTTGATGGGGATGTTCTCCTGGACAGCCGTGACGATTTCGGTGGGATTCATCAAGTATGTACCGTCGCCGACGAGGGCCCAGACGGGCCGGCCCGGAGCGGCCATCGCCACGCCGATGGCCGCCGGGATCTCGTATCCCATGCAGGAGTAGCCGTACTCGACGTGGTACTGGTCGGCGGAACGCGCCCGCCACAACTTGTGCAGGTCGCCGGGGAGCGAGCCCGCGGCGTTGATCACGATGTCGTCCCCCGTGACCAGAGTGTCGAGTGCGCCGAGCACCTGGGGCTGGGTGGGGCGGGTGTCCTGGTCATCCGCCTCGAACGCGGCGTCCACGCGGTGCTCCCAGCGCTCCTTGTCGTCCCCGTACTCCGTCGCGTACGCGGGCTCGACGCGGAAGCGCGTGCCCAGCGCCCCGGCCAGCTCACCGAGGGCGGCACGGGCGTCCGCGACCAGGGAGAGACCCGCCATCTTGTGGGCGTCGAAGGCGGTGATGTTGAGGTTCAGGAAGCGGACGGCGGGGTTCTGGAAGAGGGTCGCGGAAGCGGTGGTGAAGTCGGACCAGCGGGTGCCGACGCCGATCACCAGATCGGCCGTACGGGCCAGTTCATCGGCGGTCGCCGTGCCGGTGTGGCCGATGCCGCCGACATCGCAGGGGTGGTCGTGGGGCAGCGAGCCCTTGCCGGCCTGGGTGGAGGCGACGGGGATGCCCGTCGCGTCGGCGAAGGCCCGCAGCGCCTCCTCGGCCTCACTGTGGTGGACGCCTCCGCCTGCCACGATCAGGGGGCGGCGGGCCGCGGTCAGCGCCCGGCGCGCCGCGTCCAGGGCGTCCAGGTCGGGCCGCGGGCGGCGCACTTGCCAGACGCGCTCGGCGAAGAACGCCTCCGGCCAGTCGTACGCCTCGGCCTGCACATCCTGCGGAAGCGCCAGCGTGACCGCGCCGGTCGCCGCGGGGTCGGAGAGCACGCGCATCGCCTGCAGGGCGGCCGGGATGAGCGCCTCGGGGCGGGTGACGCGGTCGAAGTAGCGGGAGACGGGGCGCAGGGCGTCGTTGACCGACACATCGCCCGCGTACGGGACTTCGAGCTGCTGGAGGACCGGGTCGGCGGGGCGGGTCGCGAAGACGTCGCCGGGCAGCAGCAGAACGGGCAGCCGGTTGATGGTGGCGAGGGCGGCGCCGGTGACGAGGTTGGTGGCGCCGGGACCGATGGAGGTGGTGACGGCCTGGGCGGAGAGCCGCCGGGACTGGCGGGCGTAGCCGACGGCGGCGTGCACCATGGCCTGCTCGTTGCGGCCCTGGAAGTACGGCATGCCGGTGGCGGACGTGTCGGACGTCGCAGATGTGCCGGCCGTGCCGGACTCGAGGAGCGCCTGGCCGAGTCCGGCCACATTGCCGTGGCCGAAGATGCCCCAGGTGGCGTTGATCAGGCGGTGGCGGTGGCCGTCGCGCTCCGTGTACTGGCGGGCGAGGAAGGCGACGAGCGCCTGGGCGACGGTGAGCCGGCGTGTACTCGTATCCGAACTCATTGCTGGCCCTCCTCGGCCTTGTACAGGGGCAGTCGGGGGTCGACGGGCTGCTCCGGCCAGGTGTCGCGGATCCAGCCGTGGTCGGGGTGGTCGCTGATCAGCCACTCCCGGGTGGCGCCAGGGCCCGCCATGACATTGAGGTAGTACATGTCCCGGCCGGGCGCTGCGATCGACGGGCCGTGCCAGCCGTCGGGGATCAGGACGGCGTCACCCGTACGGACCTCGGCGAGTACGTCCGTACCGCCGGGCCTCGACGGGGAGACCCGGTGGTAGCCCATCCCGCCGCGGTCGATCTCGAAGTAGTAGATCTCCTCGAGCTCGGACTCGATGCCGGGGCGGTGCTCGTCGTGCTTGTGCGGCGGGTAGGAGGACCAGTTGCCGCCGGGGGTGAGCACCTCGACAGCGATGAGCCTGTCGCAGGCGAAGGTGTCGGCCGCGGCGAAGTTGTTCACCTGGCGCGAGCAGTTGCCCGAGCCGCGCAGCTCGAGGGGGACCTCCGGCGCGGGGCCGTAGCGAGCGGGGAGTCGGCGCTCGCACTTCGCTCCTGCCAGGGCGAAGCGGCCTCCCGCGCCGGAGGCGATCTGTGCATGGGCATCGCGCGGCACATAGACGAAGTCGCTCACTCCGCTGAACACGCTTTCTCTGCCCCGCAGTTCAAAGGTCTCGCCTTGGGTGTGCACCGTGCAGCCGCCGCTGAGCGGCAGCACGATCCACTCACTGTCCCCGGCGGCGAGGGAGTGTGAGCCGCCGGGCTCCAGCTCCAGCACGCGCAGACCGGAGTGCCCCCAGCCGGCCTGTTCGGGGTCGATCCGGAGGGTGTACGGCCCGTCGGCCGTGCTGCCCGCCGGCAGGTACCGCTTCTGCTCGTCGTGGTCGCTCATGACGTCTCCGTACCCCCTACAGCAGTCCGACGGCCGTATCGACCGCCCCCGCGACGTCTCCGTCGACCGGATAGAGCAGCGAGCGTCCCACCACCAGTCCCTGGACGGTGGGCAGTTGCAGGGCACCACGCCATTTCTCGTACGCGCCGTCCTGGTCGTCGCCGATCTCGCCGCCGAGCAGGACCGCCGGCAGCGTCGAGGTCTCCATCACGGCCGCCATGTCGTCGGGGTCGTCGGTCACGGGGACCTTCAGCCAGGTGTACGCGGAGGTGCCGGCCAGTCCGGAGGCGATGGCGATCGACCGGGTGACGGCCTCGGCGCTGAGATCGTTGCGGAGTATGCCGTCGACCCGGTAACAGATGAACGGCTCGACGAAGACCGGAAGCTGACGCTCCGCCATCTCGTCGACGGCACGGGCGGTGGCGTGCAGGGTGTCGAGCGACGCCGGGTCCTGGTAGTCGATACGGAGCAGCAGCTTGCCCGCGTCGAAACCGAGCCGGTCCAGGTCCTGGGCGCGGTGACCGGTGAACCGGTCGTCGAGCTCGAAGGCCGCGCCCGAGAGGCCGCCGCGGTTCATGGAGCCCATGACGACCTTGTCCTCGAGAGCGCCGAGGAGGAGCAGGTCGTCGAGGATGTCGGCGGTGGCGAGGACGCCGTCGACGCCGGGGCGGGAGAGGGCGAGGCAGAGCCGCTCCAGCAGGTCGAGGCGGTTGGCCATGGCGAGTGGGCGGTCGCCGACGGCGAGGGCGCCGCGGGCGGGGTGGTCGGCAGCGATGATCATCAGCCGGCCGCTCTCGCCGATGAGCCGGGGCCGCCTGCGCCGCCGGGTGGCCGCCTCGGCGACGGCCTCGGGGTGCCGGGTGCGGATCCCGACGAGCTCGGCGATGTCGACGCGGCTCACGAGGCGGCTCCGGGCGGGACGGGAGGGCGCCGAGGGGACGGGCGGCGCGTCGGCGGGCGGAGGGGCGCCGGGCGGGACGGGGTCGCCCGCGAGGACCTGGTCGACCTCCGTCGCGTACGGCATCGCGGTGGAGCAGGCGAGGCGGGCGGCGACGATGGCTCCGGCCGCGTTCGCGTACCGCATGACGCGCTCCAACTCCCAGCCCGCCAGCAGCCCGTGACAGAGCGCCCCACCGAACGCATCGCCCGCGCCCAGCCCGTTGACCACCTCGACGGGTACGGGCGGGACCTCGGCCCGAGTCCCGTCCCGGTGGAGGGCGAGGACACCCTTGGGGCCCTGCTTGACGACGGCGAGCTCGACCCCGGCGGCGAGGAGCGCACGCGCGGCCGCGTACGGATCCCGCTCACCGGTGGCGATCTCGCACTCCTCGAGATTGCCGACGGCGACCGTGGCATGCGCCAGCGCCTCGGCGTAGTACGGCCGTGCCTCGCCGGGATCGCTCCAGAACATCGGCCGCCAGTCGAGGTCGAAGACGGTGATGCCGGACCGGTCCCGGTGGGCGAGGGCGGCCAGCGTCGCGCCGCGGCTGGGCTCCGCGCACAGGCCCGTACCGGTCATCCAGAAGACCCGCGCCCCGCGGATCGCCGCGAGATCCAGCTCGTGCTCATGGATCTCGAGATCGGGGGCCTTCGGCCGCCGGTAGAAGTAGAGCGGGAAGTGGTCCGGAGGGAAGATCTCGCAGAAGGTGACCGGGGTCGGATACGCGGCCACCGGCGTCACCCAGCGGTCGTCGACGCCGAACTCCCCCAGCGCCTGGTGGAGATAGTCGCCGAAGGCGTCCTTGCCGGTGCGGGTGATCACCGCCGTCCGCCGGCCCAGCCGGGCGGCCCCGACCGCGACGTTCGTGGCGGAGCCGCCGAGGAACTTCCCGAACGTGTCGACCTGTGCCAGCGGGACCCCGGTCCGCAGCGGATAGAGGTCCACCCCGATCCGGCCCATCGTGATCACGTCGTACGGCTGAGGCATACGCGTCCCTTCGGTTCGAGCCCGGCTGTCCCCAGGTCTAGTGCTCCTTGCTGAACCCTGTCAACATTTTGTCCTGACATTCGGACGAAGGCTTGACACCCTTCTTCGGTGGCCGGAAAGCTGCTCCGCATGACCTCCTCCGTCCCCACCCTGAACCGCATCCGGGTCGGCTCGGCCCCCGACTCCTGGGGGGTGTGGTTCCCCGACGATCCCCAGCAGGTCCCCTGGCAGCGTTTCCTCGACGAGGTCGCCGGCGCCGGATACGAGTGGATCGAGCTCGGCCCGTACGGCTATCTCCCGAGCGACCCCGCCCGCCTCACCGAGGAGACCTCCCGGCGCGGGCTGAAGGTCTCGGCCGGGACGGTCTTCACCGGGCTGCACCACGGGCCCGCCGTATGGGAGAAGACCTGGGCGCATGTCTCGGACATCGCGGCACTCACCCGGGCCATGGGCGCGGAACACCTGGTCGTCATCCCCTCCTTCTGGCGCGACGACAAGACCGGCCGGGTGCTGGAGGACAGCACCCTCACCCCCGCGCAGTGGCGCGATCTCGCCGCACAGACCGAACGGCTCGGCCGCGAGGTGCGCGAGCGCCACGGGCTGAAGATCGTCGTCCATCCGCACGCCGACACCCATATCGACAGCGAGGAGAACGTCAGCCGTTTCCTCGACGCCACCGATCCGGACCTGGTCTCGCTCTGCCTGGACACCGGCCACTACGCCTACTGCGGCGGTGACAGCGTCAAGCTGATCGAGACCTACGGGGAGCGGATCGGCTATCTCCATCTCAAGCAGGTGGACCCGGAGATCCTGGCGGAAGTGGTCGCGGACGAGGTGCCGTTCGGGCCGGCGGTCGGCCGGGGCGTGATGTGCGAGCCGCCGGCCGGCGTGCCCGCGCTGGAGCCCGTACTGGCCGCAGCCCAGGCGCTCGACGTCGAACTCTTCGCCATCGTCGAGCAGGACATGTACCCGTGCCCGCCCGACAAACCCTTCCCGATCGCGCAGCGGACACGGGGTTTCCTGCGCTCTTGTGGCGCCTGAAGCGCACGCATCACTTCTGTCACGGTTGTCGCCTTCTCGTCACGCATGTCTCCATTACGCGGGTCTTCCGTCACAGACGATCAACAGCCCCACCCCTGCGCCCACTCGGCGTCGTTCAAGGGAGCACAGGCTCAGTGATCGCCAGCGTCCGCAGCAGCTCCCCCGACGGCCCCCCGCGCCGCCCCTGCCGCGCGCGCAGGGAGGACACCCATGACGGACAGAAAGCTCTGGTCCTACAAGGAAATCGCCGCGCACATCCGGGTGCAGCCGGACACGGTCCGCTCGTACCGCAAGCACGGCCTTCTCCCGCCGCCCGACCATGTGGAGTCCGGCAAGCCCTACTGGTACGCGGACACGATCCGCGTGTGGGTGGCCAATCGCCCCGGAAACAGGGGCCGCAGGGAGTGAGCGCCGCCAGGACCGAAGCCCGCCGGGCCCCGCACCGCTCCGGCCGCTCCGGCCGCTCCGGCCGCTCCGGTGCGGGGCCCACCCTTTTCGGCACGCGGCGGGCTGGGGTCCTGAACGAGGATCGCATTACCCCCTAGGGGTATAGTGTGAGTGAGGGTCGGGAAGCCACCGCGTTCCCATGACCCTCCGGTACACCATGACCCTCGTACGTGTTGAACCTCGAAGAGGAGAACGCCCATGACCGCCGAGACGAAGACCGAGACCGTGCGGATCGGCGGCGTCAGAGCCGTCTACGAGGTCACCGGCATGACCTGCGGTCACTGCGAAGGCGCCGTCTCCAGCGAGATCTCCGGGCTGCCGGGCGTCACCTCGGTGAAGGCCGTCGCCTCCACCGGCCAGGTGGCCGTGATCTCCGACGCCCCGCTGGAGGAGACCGCGGTGCGCGAGGCCGTCGACGAGGCCGGGTTCGAGCTGGTCGGCCGGGCCCAGGCCTGAGCACCCGGGCCGAGCACACCGCCCGACCACCGGGCCTGCGCACTCGGCCCCGCCCGCCCTGCCCCGAAAGGCCCTCACGCCGGGCCGTACCCAACCGGTCCGATACCGGTTCTGTACGGCCCGGCCCCGTTTTCTGGAGTTCCGAAAGTGGATCCGACAGTGGACACGTCCCAAGTCGAGCTCACCATCAGCGGGATGACCTGCGCCTCCTGCGCCGCTCGCGTCGAGAAGAAGCTCAATCGCATGGACGGGGTCAGCGCCGCGGTCAACTACGCGACCGAGAAGGCGAAGATCTCCTACCCGCACGGGGTCGAGGTCGCCGATCTCATCGCCACCGTCGTCAAGACCGGCTACTCGGCCGAGCAGCCCCCGCCGCCCGAGCCCGAGCCCGACCTCGACGAGGCCCCTGCCACGGCCTCCGCCCCGCAGGCCGACGCCGAGTCCGCCTCGCTGCGCCGGCGCGTCATCGTCTCCGCCGTACTCGCCGCGCCCGTCCTGCTGATGGCGATGGTCCCCGCCCTGCAGTTCGACAACTGGCAGTGGCTCTCCCTCACCCTCGCCGCACCGGTCGTCGTCTGGGGCGCCCTGCCCTTCCACCGGGCCGCCTGGACCAACCTGCGGCACGGCGCCGCCACCATGGACACCCTTGTCTCGGTCGGCACGCTCGCCGCCTTCGGCTGGTCGCTGTGGGCGCTGTTCCTCGGGGATGCGGGCATGCCTGATATGCGTCACGGCTTCGATCCCACCGTCTCCCGTACCGACGGCGCCTCGACCATCTATCTCGAGGTCGCAGCGGGTGTGGTCACCTTCATACTCCTCGGCCGCTACCTGGAGGCGCGCTCCAAGCGGAAGGCCGGCGCGGCCCTGCGCGCCCTGCTGGAGCTGGGCGCCAAGGACGTCGCCGTGCTGCGCGGCGGTACGGAGATACGCGTTCCGGTCTCCCGGCTCGTCGTCGGTGACCGCTTCGTCGTACGCCCCGGCGAGAAGATCGCCACCGACGGCACGGTCGTCGAGGGCACGTCCGCCGTCGACGCCTCCATGCTCACCGGCGAATCCGTACCGGTCGACGTCCGGGCGGGCGACCCGGTCACCGGCGGCTGCGTCAACACCGCGGGCCGCCTCGTCGTCGAAGCCACCCGGATCGGCGCCGACACCCAGCTCGCCCGGATGGCGCGGCTGGTCGAGGACGCCCAGAACGGCAAGGCCGAGGTCCAGCGTCTCGCCGACCGGATCTCCGCCGTCTTCGTGCCCGTCGTCCTGGTGATCGCGCTCGGCACGCTGGTGACCTGGCTGCTGGTCACGGACGACGCGACCGCGGCCTTCACCGCCGCCGTCGCCGTACTGATCATCGCCTGCCCCTGCGCCCTGGGCCTGGCCACCCCGACCGCCCTCATGGTCGGCACGGGACGCGGCGCCCAGCTCGGCATCCTCATCAAGGGTCCGGAGGTGCTGGAGTCCACCCGCAAGGTCGACACCGTCGTCCTGGACAAGACGGGGACGGTCACCACCGGCCGGATGCGCCTTCAGGGCGTGTACGCCGCCGAAACCGCCGAGGAGCACGAGCTGCTGCGCTTCGCGGGCGCATTGGAGCACGCCTCGGAGCACCCGATCGCCCGCGCCGTCGCGGCGGGCGCCGAAGAACGCGTCGGCACGCTCCCCGTCCCCGAGGCCTTCGAGAACGTGCCCGGCCTCGGCGTACGCGGTGTCGTCGAAGGGCACCAGGTGCTGGTCGGCCGGGCGCAGCTGCTCACAGACGCGGGTGTGGAGCTGCCCCGCGAGCTCGTCGCCGCCGTCCCTGCGGGATGTACGGCGGTCTTCGCGGCCGGCGACGGAAAGGCGCTCGGCGTCCTCACCGTCGCCGACGCGGTCAAGGAGACCAGCGCAGAGGCGGTCGCGAGCCTGCGCGCCCTCGGCCTCACTCCGGTTCTGCTGACCGGCGACAACAGAGCGGTGGCCGACTCGGTCGCGGCCGAGGTCGGCATCGACGAGGTGTACGCCGAGGTCATGCCCGAGGACAAGGTCGATGTGGTCAGGCGCCTTCAGGCCGAGGGCCGCAGGGTCGCCATGGTCGGCGACGGCGTGAACGACGCTGCCGCCCTCGCCACCGCCGATCTGGGCCTGGCGATGGGCACGGGCACGGACGCGGCGATCGAGGCCGGCGACCTCACCCTCGTACGCGGAGATCTGCGGGTCGCGGCGGACGCGATCCGTCTCTCCCGGCGGACCCTTGGCACGATCAAGGGCAATCTTTTCTGGGCCTTTGCCTACAACATTGCCGCGCTGCCGCTGGCGGCATCAGGCCTGCTCAACCCCATGATCGCCGGATTTGCGATGGCCTTTTCGTCCGTATTTGTGGTGACCAACAGCCTGCGGCTCCGCTCCTTCAGGTGACTACAAGTAGGTCACAAGACCTTCACAAGGAGACCTAGATCACAGATATTTAGGGGTAACCATTCCGGCTCCTCGCGAGTCTGAATGGGCGATGCCGAGAACGTCTTGGGGGACGTTCATGGGATGTCTTGGGGGACGTCCCAGGCAAGCGTTGGCCGGGGCACGTGCCCGGGGAGCTTTGAGCGGCCCTCCCGTGCGTGCGTACCCCGGCAGACCGCGGAGTAGCTTCTGCGGCCAGTAGACGCCCGGCCGGATCCCGTGGGGGGAATCCGCTCCGGGGATATGGGAAGCGCCCCGCCCGCCGACCCGTGGGGGGATCGGCAGCGGGGCGCTTTCCGCGTTCTGCGCGGCGGCGTTCAGCGGGGCAGGGCCGGCTCTTGGTGC
The Streptomyces lunaelactis genome window above contains:
- the iolD gene encoding 3D-(3,5/4)-trihydroxycyclohexane-1,2-dione acylhydrolase (decyclizing) — translated: MSSDTSTRRLTVAQALVAFLARQYTERDGHRHRLINATWGIFGHGNVAGLGQALLESGTAGTSATSDTSATGMPYFQGRNEQAMVHAAVGYARQSRRLSAQAVTTSIGPGATNLVTGAALATINRLPVLLLPGDVFATRPADPVLQQLEVPYAGDVSVNDALRPVSRYFDRVTRPEALIPAALQAMRVLSDPAATGAVTLALPQDVQAEAYDWPEAFFAERVWQVRRPRPDLDALDAARRALTAARRPLIVAGGGVHHSEAEEALRAFADATGIPVASTQAGKGSLPHDHPCDVGGIGHTGTATADELARTADLVIGVGTRWSDFTTASATLFQNPAVRFLNLNITAFDAHKMAGLSLVADARAALGELAGALGTRFRVEPAYATEYGDDKERWEHRVDAAFEADDQDTRPTQPQVLGALDTLVTGDDIVINAAGSLPGDLHKLWRARSADQYHVEYGYSCMGYEIPAAIGVAMAAPGRPVWALVGDGTYLMNPTEIVTAVQENIPIKVVILQNHGYASIGGLSESVGAERFGTAYRHRAPDRTYTGAPLPVDLAANAASLGMRVIRAKTVRDLREALAEARGADVPTCVYVETETADTVSGAPPAQAWWDVPVAETATRPSAVKAREEYDRQVAARRRHL
- the iolB gene encoding 5-deoxy-glucuronate isomerase is translated as MSDHDEQKRYLPAGSTADGPYTLRIDPEQAGWGHSGLRVLELEPGGSHSLAAGDSEWIVLPLSGGCTVHTQGETFELRGRESVFSGVSDFVYVPRDAHAQIASGAGGRFALAGAKCERRLPARYGPAPEVPLELRGSGNCSRQVNNFAAADTFACDRLIAVEVLTPGGNWSSYPPHKHDEHRPGIESELEEIYYFEIDRGGMGYHRVSPSRPGGTDVLAEVRTGDAVLIPDGWHGPSIAAPGRDMYYLNVMAGPGATREWLISDHPDHGWIRDTWPEQPVDPRLPLYKAEEGQQ
- a CDS encoding Cgl0159 family (beta/alpha)8-fold protein, whose translation is MIIAADHPARGALAVGDRPLAMANRLDLLERLCLALSRPGVDGVLATADILDDLLLLGALEDKVVMGSMNRGGLSGAAFELDDRFTGHRAQDLDRLGFDAGKLLLRIDYQDPASLDTLHATARAVDEMAERQLPVFVEPFICYRVDGILRNDLSAEAVTRSIAIASGLAGTSAYTWLKVPVTDDPDDMAAVMETSTLPAVLLGGEIGDDQDGAYEKWRGALQLPTVQGLVVGRSLLYPVDGDVAGAVDTAVGLL
- a CDS encoding sugar phosphate isomerase/epimerase family protein, which produces MTSSVPTLNRIRVGSAPDSWGVWFPDDPQQVPWQRFLDEVAGAGYEWIELGPYGYLPSDPARLTEETSRRGLKVSAGTVFTGLHHGPAVWEKTWAHVSDIAALTRAMGAEHLVVIPSFWRDDKTGRVLEDSTLTPAQWRDLAAQTERLGREVRERHGLKIVVHPHADTHIDSEENVSRFLDATDPDLVSLCLDTGHYAYCGGDSVKLIETYGERIGYLHLKQVDPEILAEVVADEVPFGPAVGRGVMCEPPAGVPALEPVLAAAQALDVELFAIVEQDMYPCPPDKPFPIAQRTRGFLRSCGA
- a CDS encoding helix-turn-helix transcriptional regulator; translated protein: MTDRKLWSYKEIAAHIRVQPDTVRSYRKHGLLPPPDHVESGKPYWYADTIRVWVANRPGNRGRRE
- a CDS encoding heavy-metal-associated domain-containing protein, whose product is MTAETKTETVRIGGVRAVYEVTGMTCGHCEGAVSSEISGLPGVTSVKAVASTGQVAVISDAPLEETAVREAVDEAGFELVGRAQA
- a CDS encoding heavy metal translocating P-type ATPase, which gives rise to MTCASCAARVEKKLNRMDGVSAAVNYATEKAKISYPHGVEVADLIATVVKTGYSAEQPPPPEPEPDLDEAPATASAPQADAESASLRRRVIVSAVLAAPVLLMAMVPALQFDNWQWLSLTLAAPVVVWGALPFHRAAWTNLRHGAATMDTLVSVGTLAAFGWSLWALFLGDAGMPDMRHGFDPTVSRTDGASTIYLEVAAGVVTFILLGRYLEARSKRKAGAALRALLELGAKDVAVLRGGTEIRVPVSRLVVGDRFVVRPGEKIATDGTVVEGTSAVDASMLTGESVPVDVRAGDPVTGGCVNTAGRLVVEATRIGADTQLARMARLVEDAQNGKAEVQRLADRISAVFVPVVLVIALGTLVTWLLVTDDATAAFTAAVAVLIIACPCALGLATPTALMVGTGRGAQLGILIKGPEVLESTRKVDTVVLDKTGTVTTGRMRLQGVYAAETAEEHELLRFAGALEHASEHPIARAVAAGAEERVGTLPVPEAFENVPGLGVRGVVEGHQVLVGRAQLLTDAGVELPRELVAAVPAGCTAVFAAGDGKALGVLTVADAVKETSAEAVASLRALGLTPVLLTGDNRAVADSVAAEVGIDEVYAEVMPEDKVDVVRRLQAEGRRVAMVGDGVNDAAALATADLGLAMGTGTDAAIEAGDLTLVRGDLRVAADAIRLSRRTLGTIKGNLFWAFAYNIAALPLAASGLLNPMIAGFAMAFSSVFVVTNSLRLRSFR